The Blastopirellula marina genomic sequence CAGGTTTTGGCGTAACATGCGAGCAGTTCTTTCATCGTGCGTTCTATTTTCCCTGGCAATGGTCGTTGGCGGCTGCAACGAGCGTGCTGCCAAAGCGCCCCCTGTGAAGCCTCCTCCGCCTCCTGTCGTGGTTCAACCGATCGTCGATCCGATCGATTTGATTGCCTTGGAAGAGATGGCGGTTCCCCAGGCAGGGCTTCCGTTCGAGCTAGAACCGTACGTCCAGCCGCAACGGCTAATCGTCTTCACATCGCAGGGACCGATCCGCGTGGACGTGCTGCTATGGATCGACGACCAGCCGTACGATCACGCGATGGAAGAACTGGTCGATCACGTTCTGAAATTGGCCGACGCGAACGGGGACGGCAAAGCGACGTGGGATGAACTGGCGGATCAACCCGAGTTACGCAGCGGGCAATTCGGCAACCTTTCCTTCGAAGACCCGCGTCAACGCAAACAGAACATCGATCGCTACGACACGAATCGCAACGGCTGGGTCGATCGCGCCGAGGTCCCACGCATGGTCAGTCGCAGCAGTGCCCGCACCGAGGCGTTTTCCGTTCGCCGAACGTCTTATGCCGTCAATCGCAGCCGAACCGATTCTCCGCTGCGGCAGATGCTGGATGAAAATAGCGATGGTGTGATCGATAGCGAAGAGATCGCCACGGCTGCCAATCGGCTTCGCTTACGCGACTTGGATGACGACGAGATCGTCACGCCGATGGAATTGATCACGGCCTCAGGGCGTTCGATGACCGACATGACACGCAGTGGCGATCGACGTCGTTTTTTCGGCGGGCAAGGGATGTTCACGCTAGACGACAGTACACCCTGGAACGATCTGCTATACGCGATGCAGGAAAACTATGAACGCGGTGGGCAACTTCAACTCGACAAGTTCCCCTCAGAAAACCTGCTGCATACGATCGACGCCGATGCCGATGGAGTGCTGAGCAAAGAGGAGCTCCCCAAGCTCGCGAGCTTACCTCCCGAATACGAACTGACCATTCGCTTTGGAGATGACGCGGAAAAGCAGCCGAGGATTTCCATGACTCCCTTCCGAATGACTTCTGCCGAGCCGATTACCAAGAGCAACGAAGTTTCGGTCAACCTGGGCACCGATTGGCTCGTCTTTCGCATGAGGGACAACGTGAGCTCTGAATTCGCGCTTCGCCAGGCCGAAAGTCTCTTGCAGACGTATGACGGTAACCAGGATGGCTATCTCGAGGAAAGCGAACTTCCCGAGCAAGGCACCAACATCAACTTCGCCATGGCCGACAAGGACAAGGACGAGAAACTGTACGTTGAAGAGATCGAAGCCTCGCTCCTCCAGCGAAACTGGGTGCAGCGATGCCATATTCGTCTGCAGGGAATCGACGGGGATGACCCTCTGTTTCGCGCGGTCGACCCGGTCCGAGATGGCCGGCTTTCCGCCCGGGAACTAAAGCAACTGGAGAAGCAATTTGCCAGCATGGATGCCGACAAATCACATTCGATTGAATTCGACGAGATTCCGTCGCTACTGGTGTTCGAGTTCTTTCGCGGGGAACAAGACGATAACCAGTTGGTGCGTTCGATCTACACGCCTCCTGGCGACGCGACCGAGATCAACGAACTGACGCCGGATTGGTTTTCCGGCATGGACTATAACGGAGACGGCGATATCAGTATTCGTGAATTCCTGGGCACCCCAGATCAGTTCTCGAAGCTGGATGCCGACAACGACGGCTTCATCACCGCCGCCGAAGCCCTTTCGACCCCGGATGTGCTCTAACAAAGCACCTTTCATGTGCTCTGGATGGTGCCGCTCTCACAGACAGCCACCCCCCGCAAGGGCCATGCACGTTAACCGGAATATTAACGTTTTGTAAATATAACCACTCAAAAGAGGTCAGGGCTTTCTTTGCCCGAGGTTATGCCAGAAGATTAACATCCGCTGGAATAGCCCCTAAACGCCGAGAAAATCGTTAATCCCTAGCGAAACTGGTCGTGTGGAGATGAGCTTTTCCAAGTGTTAGCACATTGTTAATGCTAATTTCTCCCTGGTGCGAAATCGTGATGGTATGTGATCGCCTCCGATTTTTGCTTGCCCTGCTTCTGGAAGGATTGGATCTGATGTTGCGTTGCCACACTTTCGTGATTACTTCGCTTCTGGCGTGCCTATGCCCTGGGGTATTGATGGCTCAGCTGGAAGTCGATCCGAAGCTGCCGGTTTACCAGCGCGTCTCAGGCGTCTCTGGCACGATCAAAAGCATCGGCTCGGACACGATGAACAACATGATGACCCTGTGGGCAGAAGGGTTCCAAGAGATCTATCCGAACGTCCAGATCGAAATCGAAGGCAAAGGCTCTTCGACCGCTCCTCCGGCACTGATCCAAGGTACCGCGACCTTTGGCCCGATGAGCCGTCCGATGAAGGCCAACGAGATCGACGATTTCGAGAAGCGATACGGCTACAAACCAACCGAACTGGGCACCAGCATCGACATGCTGGCCGTCTATGTCAACAAAGACAATCCGATTGAAGGCCTGGCCCTTTCTCAGGTCGATGCCATCTTTTCGACCAATCGCAAAGGGGGTGCCCAGAAGGACATCAACCGTTGGGGAGAACTTGGCCTGACCGGTGCTTTCGCCCAGTCGCCGATCAGCCTGTATGGTCGTAACTCGGCATCGGGAACGTATGCGTTCTTCAAGGAAAACGCCTTGTTTGGTGGCGACTACAAGCCGTCGGTCAAAGAGCAGCCAGGTAGCTCTTCGGTTGTGCAAGGGGTTGCGACCGACAAGTTCGGTATCGGCTACAGCGGCATCGGCTACAAGACGTCCGACGTCCGCGCACTACCGCTGTCGGCTGAGGGAACGGATTTCGTCGAACCAACCGCCGAAAACGCCGACGACTACCCGCTGTCGCGTTTTCTGTTTGTCAGCGTGAACCATCGTCCTGGCAGCGAATTGGATCCACTGCGTCGCGAGTTCTTGAAGTACATCTACAGCCAGCAAGGACAAAAGGCAGTCGTCAAAGATGGCTACCTGCCTATTCCCGCCACCATCGCGCAAGAACAGCTGGCCAAGGTCGGCATCAAGAACTGAGCCCTTCGCTTTCCTTCCCGGTAAGCTCTGCCACTTCCGATCGTTGTTGCAGAGCTTATCCGATTCACATCGACATCCCACGCTTCGCCTGGATGGTTAAACCAAGGTTTCTCGCTTATCCATGAGTGGCACCCCGCCTAGATTCACCGGACGAAAACGCAGGCTCAAAACCCACTGGAGCGTGCGTTGGTCGGATATTATGTCCGAAGGCGTCATCACCGTTGGCGGAATTGGCACGATTGTCGCTGTTTGCCTGGTGGCTCTCGTGTTGGTGATGGAGGTCATTCCTCTATTCCGTGTCGCGTCGATCAAGCCGCTCGATATTCGCGAGGCTCCGTGGAGTTCCAACGAGATCGTTCACTTCGAGCTGAACGAATACCAGACCATGGGATGGCTCCTGACAACGGACGGCACGCTGAAGGTCGTTCGCTTGATTCCGCCCGCGCCGAAAGACGCCGAAGCAGAATCAGCAAACCAACTGGCGTTCGAGGTTGTTCAAGAGACAAAGCTACTGGACGAAGGCCAGATCACGGCAATCTCGACATCGACGGGGCAAACCGATTTCGTCATTGGCATGAACGACGGATCGGTCCGCATCGGGAACGTCGAATTCAAGACAACCTTTGTCGACCCGATCGAAATCAAGAATTGGTTTGTCGACCAGACTGGTAGCACCTCAGGCAAGCACTTGTCGCATCCGGGTGACACGGCGATCTACCAGGATGGTGTCGTGCAGATGACGCCCCAGGGACAGTACCGGGCCCAAGAGATTGATTGGGCGCTTGGCGAACCGATTGCCGTCAGCGATTCGCCTATCGTGCTGTTGGATCATCTTCCCCAGGCCAGTGCCCGGTCTAGCCTCGGCGGTAAGTCGACCACTTTTACGGCCCTGACAGGGGATGACCAGTTAAAGCTGGGCGTTGTCAGCGAGAAGAAGAGTCTGCTCAGCGGCAAAGTGAAACTTGACGCCAAGTTTTATGACCTTCCAGCAGCGACGGAGGATAACAGCGTTCCCAAATTCATCCTGATCGATGACCTTGGCAATAATGTCCTGGCGGTAAAACCATCGGGGCAACTAAGCCGCTATGATATCCGCGATAAGGCCAACATCAGCATCGCCGAGACCGTTGACCTGGTCCCCGATTCCGACGCACAGGTCACCTTGTGCAATTGGATCTTAGGCCGCGAGACCTTGTTCGTGGGTGACAGCGAAGGAAACTGTTCAGGCTGGTTCCAGATTCGCCTGTCCGATCGATCTGACGACACCTTTGCAGATCGTAAAAGTTCCGACGGCTTCGCTCTGGTACGTGCCCATGCATTCCCCCAGGGTCCTGGGGCGGTCAGTGCATTTGGCGCTTCGTCGCGCAGTCGCATGTTTATCGTGGGTTATGCGACCGGCCAATGCTCGCTGTTTCACATGACCACCGAGAAGCACGTTGCCGATTTGCAAGTGCCTGACGGGGGCGTGGTACAACTTGCCAGAATCGCTCCTCGTGACGATGGGCTCTTTATCGAGGCCGATGGCAAGATTGCTCATTACGCTCTCTCTCCTGGCTTTCCTGACATTACGCTGGCGTCTCTCTTTTTGCCGGTCTGGTACGAAGGGTACGCCGAACCGCTGAACATGTGGCAAAGCTCTTCCTCGAAAACGGAAGACGAACTGAAGTTTTCGCTCTACCCGCTCATCTCTGGCACGTTCAAGGCCACGTTTTACTCCATGCTATTTGGAGCCCCGCTGGCTCTACTTGCTGCCGTGTACACCAGCGAGTTCAGCACACGGCGGACACGTATGCTGGTGAAGCCGACCGTTGAAATGATGGCCAGCTTGCCGAGCGTGGTCCTGGGCTTTCTGGCGGCCCTGGTCTTTGCACCGGTGGTCGAAGAGGTGGTCCCTGCTTGCCTGGCGGCCGTATTCACCGTCCCGTTCGTCATCTTGCTGGGTGCGTTCATCTGGCAAGTCATGCCGCAATCATTCACGCTCCGGCTTCAGCCCTATCGACTATGGTTTCTTTCGCCGGTGCTTTGCCTGGGTATCTATCTTGCCTACTGGCTAGGGCCTTCGATCGAACAGTGGCTGTTCCTCGGCAATATCAAGTTCTGGCTGGTTCACCCGGAACAAGGCTCAGGCGTCGGGGGCTGGCTACTGATCTTGATCCCCTTCTCGGCATTGGTCACGTTTGTGTTGGATGTCTATGTTTTGAATTCATTCTGGCGCGGCAGCGTCGCCAA encodes the following:
- a CDS encoding PstS family phosphate ABC transporter substrate-binding protein gives rise to the protein MLRCHTFVITSLLACLCPGVLMAQLEVDPKLPVYQRVSGVSGTIKSIGSDTMNNMMTLWAEGFQEIYPNVQIEIEGKGSSTAPPALIQGTATFGPMSRPMKANEIDDFEKRYGYKPTELGTSIDMLAVYVNKDNPIEGLALSQVDAIFSTNRKGGAQKDINRWGELGLTGAFAQSPISLYGRNSASGTYAFFKENALFGGDYKPSVKEQPGSSSVVQGVATDKFGIGYSGIGYKTSDVRALPLSAEGTDFVEPTAENADDYPLSRFLFVSVNHRPGSELDPLRREFLKYIYSQQGQKAVVKDGYLPIPATIAQEQLAKVGIKN
- a CDS encoding ABC transporter permease subunit, encoding MSEGVITVGGIGTIVAVCLVALVLVMEVIPLFRVASIKPLDIREAPWSSNEIVHFELNEYQTMGWLLTTDGTLKVVRLIPPAPKDAEAESANQLAFEVVQETKLLDEGQITAISTSTGQTDFVIGMNDGSVRIGNVEFKTTFVDPIEIKNWFVDQTGSTSGKHLSHPGDTAIYQDGVVQMTPQGQYRAQEIDWALGEPIAVSDSPIVLLDHLPQASARSSLGGKSTTFTALTGDDQLKLGVVSEKKSLLSGKVKLDAKFYDLPAATEDNSVPKFILIDDLGNNVLAVKPSGQLSRYDIRDKANISIAETVDLVPDSDAQVTLCNWILGRETLFVGDSEGNCSGWFQIRLSDRSDDTFADRKSSDGFALVRAHAFPQGPGAVSAFGASSRSRMFIVGYATGQCSLFHMTTEKHVADLQVPDGGVVQLARIAPRDDGLFIEADGKIAHYALSPGFPDITLASLFLPVWYEGYAEPLNMWQSSSSKTEDELKFSLYPLISGTFKATFYSMLFGAPLALLAAVYTSEFSTRRTRMLVKPTVEMMASLPSVVLGFLAALVFAPVVEEVVPACLAAVFTVPFVILLGAFIWQVMPQSFTLRLQPYRLWFLSPVLCLGIYLAYWLGPSIEQWLFLGNIKFWLVHPEQGSGVGGWLLILIPFSALVTFVLDVYVLNSFWRGSVAKAPRFTFSLLSLGKFLLLSLFTFALAYALGTLFDLAGWDPRGTYIGEFDQRNSLIVGFVMGFAVIPIIYTLADDALSTVPSHLRSASLGCGATHWQTTVRVVIPTAMSGLFSALMIGLGRVAGETMIVLMAGGNTPIEDWNIFNGFRTLSTNIAIELPEAVQGSSHYRVLFLSALVLFMLTFLINTVAEVVRLYFRRRAYQL